In Cydia pomonella isolate Wapato2018A chromosome 1, ilCydPomo1, whole genome shotgun sequence, one genomic interval encodes:
- the LOC133528354 gene encoding uncharacterized protein LOC133528354 isoform X3: protein MQDTQTDPDNCRRLGVDEQFIKFRPSPNFKNMKKFLKYKIDYSESSSQSPPNGNCEQTTPNTSESPPRNNQPMEKEEQPSPVKPVVHPPLPLEPPPPDKLPVMPVPIKNEIIDNDYPDQESGQESPNLSTAELSTAETEEPSLRLNEEQDSQVTERPKVTVCRDFIRGTCVRVGCKYAHQRDLSQLTGVYTFCRNYQNTVCTLPQCKYVHATVFEEQEFYRTGVLPAHAQYHLKKAFYMLPPPPPPPPPPEVNSSPPCTPEVLNAVALRRNPSEKPLISCVPVSKLESKPAENDFRHMIQAITSPLKRDWNSIDPFSSPPRDIDHKQLFTKKCKHCDSTDIRLQYNKEKLEAIEKTSKELKMKSKLLTHKSQNLFTILLTVIKEQAESVNGYNKLKARLNMCGEKEREVLQKIIENHSSQVSSNIM from the exons ATCCTGACAATTGTCGGAGACTCGGAGTTGATGAACAGTTCATCAAATTTCGGCCTTCGCCcaatttcaaaaatatgaagaagtttttgaaatataaaattgattattCAGAATCATCAAGTCAGTCTCCGCCAAATGGCAATTGTGAGCAGACTACGCCAAATACGTCAGAGAGCCCGCCCAGAAATAACCAGCCGATGGAAAAGGAGGAACAGCCTTCCCCTGTGAAACCAGTTGTCCATCCCCCTTTACCTTTAGAACCGCCACCCCCGGACAAACTACCTGTTATGCCTGTGCCTATTAAGAATGAAATTATTGATAATGATTACCCAGACCAAGAAAGTGGGCAAGAATCTCCAAATCTGTCAACAGCTGAACTGTCAACAGCAGAAACAGAAGAACCTTCACTAAGATTAAATGAGGAGCAAGACAGCCAGGTCACAGAAAGACCAAAAGTGACTGTTTGTCGGGATTTTATTAGAGGCACATGTGTTAGAGTGGGGTGCAAATATGCGCACCAAAGGGACCTGTCACAATTAACTGGGGTGTATACATTCTGCCGCAATTATCAAAACACAGTCTGCACATTACCTCAGTGCAAATATGTCCATGCTACAGTGTTCGAAGAGCAAGAGTTCTATAGAACTGGAGTCCTACCAGCACACGCCCAATATCACTTAAAAAAGGCTTTCTATATGCTGCCGCCTCCACCACCCCCACCTCCACCACCTGAAG TAAACTCAAGCCCTCCATGCACTCCAGAGGTGCTTAACGCGGTTGCCCTTCGTCGAAATCC TTCAGAAAAGCCTTTAATAAGCTGTGTGCCTGTGTCTAAATTGGAGTCTAAACCAGCCGAGAATGATTTCAGGCACATGATACAAGCCATTACTTCGCCACTGAAAAGAGACTGGAACTCAATAGACCCAT TCAGCTCCCCGCCGCGCGACATCGACCACAAACAACTCTtcacaaaaaaatgtaaacattgcGACAGTACGGACATCAG ACTtcaatataataaagaaaaactcGAGGCAATAGAGAAGACCAGTAAAGAACTTAAAATGAAGTCTAAGCTCCTCACGCATAAGAGCCAAAACCTTTTCACCATCCTCCTTACAGTAATAAAAGAG CAGGCGGAGTCAGTTAACGGGTACAACAAATTAAAAGCAAGGCTGAATATGTGCGGAGAAAAAGAAAGG GAAGTACTTCAGAAAATCATTGAGAACCACAGCTCACAAGTCAGTAGCAATATTATGTAA